In a genomic window of Alphaproteobacteria bacterium:
- a CDS encoding ATP synthase subunit C family protein — METEAARMIGAGLAVFPLLGVGLGIGSIFSTLISSVARNPEARKDVFSIGILGFALTEAVALFALLIAFLILFK, encoded by the coding sequence ATGGAAACTGAAGCCGCTAGAATGATTGGTGCCGGACTTGCTGTATTCCCTTTATTAGGGGTTGGTTTGGGTATTGGAAGTATTTTTTCAACCCTTATTAGTTCGGTTGCACGCAACCCAGAAGCCCGCAAGGATGTTTTTTCCATCGGTATTTTAGGGTTTGCTTTAACAGAAGCCGTTGCCCTGTTTGCTTTGCTTATTGCTTTCTTGATTTTGTTTAAATAA
- a CDS encoding F0F1 ATP synthase subunit A — protein METPLKQFVVKKLIPLEFFGIDLSFTNSALFMGIAVFLILILLFLGTLKNQTIPGRLQSFVELCYEFVANMLEENIGSRGKQFHPFVFSLFLFVLMGNFLGMIPYSFTFTSQIVLTFGLALIVFFTVILVGVLNHGVKFLTIFFPEGAPWVMAPLLVPIEIISFLSRPVSLAIRLFANMMAGHTMLKVFGLFTVSLGVFGFSTILANSMLMGFEFLVSFLQAYVFSVLTCLYLNDAIYLHS, from the coding sequence ATGGAAACACCTCTTAAACAATTTGTCGTTAAAAAGCTTATTCCTCTGGAATTTTTCGGTATAGATCTTTCCTTCACGAATTCGGCCCTGTTTATGGGCATTGCGGTCTTTTTAATTTTGATATTATTATTTTTGGGAACTCTTAAAAATCAAACGATTCCCGGAAGGTTACAATCCTTTGTTGAACTTTGTTATGAGTTTGTAGCCAACATGCTGGAAGAAAATATTGGAAGCCGCGGAAAGCAGTTTCATCCCTTTGTTTTTTCCTTGTTTCTTTTCGTTCTGATGGGGAATTTTTTGGGCATGATTCCATATAGTTTTACGTTTACCAGTCAGATTGTTTTAACTTTTGGTCTTGCTCTGATTGTTTTTTTTACGGTGATTTTGGTAGGTGTTCTGAATCACGGGGTTAAATTTTTAACGATCTTTTTCCCTGAAGGCGCCCCATGGGTTATGGCTCCCCTGCTTGTTCCTATTGAGATTATTTCCTTTCTTTCCCGCCCCGTTAGCCTTGCCATTCGTCTTTTTGCGAATATGATGGCTGGGCACACCATGCTAAAGGTTTTTGGTCTTTTCACCGTAAGTTTAGGGGTCTTTGGGTTTTCAACAATTTTGGCAAATAGTATGCTCATGGGCTTTGAATTCTTGGTCTCATTTTTACAGGCCTATGTGTTTTCTGTCTTGACGTGTTTGTATTTAAATGATGCGATCTACTTACATTCGTGA
- a CDS encoding AtpZ/AtpI family protein, with amino-acid sequence MTEKKSQPEPLPFNAMALRASADMIGGIVVGTGLGFLLDRWLNCPHWGLIIGFLLGATAGMLNVYKSLCKAGYGLTIQKFKK; translated from the coding sequence ATGACAGAAAAAAAATCACAACCTGAACCTTTGCCCTTTAATGCTATGGCCTTAAGAGCCAGCGCTGATATGATTGGGGGTATTGTGGTGGGTACAGGCCTGGGATTTTTGCTAGATCGGTGGCTTAATTGCCCCCACTGGGGTTTGATCATTGGGTTTTTGCTTGGGGCTACTGCGGGCATGCTGAATGTTTATAAGAGTTTGTGTAAAGCTGGGTACGGGCTGACAATACAAAAATTTAAAAAGTGA
- a CDS encoding thioredoxin domain-containing protein, whose amino-acid sequence MKRCFFLFVFFLLSAMGAGATALPKKHDIYYGQENAPIKIIQYTSPSCHYCGEFMEKIFPQLDKEFIQTGQVILVVLDFPLNDIDMKISQIIRGSSSPSKYQKIIYDSQFLWTSAKNPLQQAKNILIGAGMTRAEIVQSVNNRIILDEIIQSRFLGEKKYDISGVPVFIVGAQIINGLESWAELKKVIQDALNHVKSGKPLETFGKQNDRKKITT is encoded by the coding sequence ATGAAACGATGTTTTTTTCTGTTTGTTTTTTTCTTGCTTTCAGCGATGGGAGCAGGAGCTACCGCGCTACCCAAAAAACACGATATCTATTATGGGCAAGAGAACGCCCCCATTAAGATTATTCAGTATACATCCCCTAGTTGCCACTATTGTGGGGAATTTATGGAAAAAATTTTTCCACAGCTTGATAAAGAATTTATTCAAACGGGGCAAGTGATTCTAGTTGTATTAGATTTTCCCCTGAACGATATAGATATGAAAATCAGCCAAATTATTCGGGGCAGTTCGAGCCCCTCTAAATATCAAAAAATCATTTATGATTCCCAATTTTTGTGGACTTCAGCCAAGAATCCTTTGCAACAAGCAAAGAACATCCTGATTGGTGCTGGAATGACAAGGGCAGAAATTGTCCAATCTGTGAACAATAGAATTATTTTGGACGAAATTATCCAATCCAGATTTTTAGGAGAAAAAAAATACGACATCAGCGGTGTTCCTGTTTTTATTGTGGGGGCTCAGATCATCAATGGTTTAGAATCTTGGGCTGAGTTAAAAAAAGTTATACAAGATGCTTTAAACCATGTTAAAAGCGGGAAGCCCTTAGAAACATTTGGAAAGCAAAATGACAGAAAAAAAATCACAACCTGA
- the rmuC gene encoding DNA recombination protein RmuC, whose protein sequence is METLIFVCMGVGILGVAFYIVGKIRRPANDNLSGLLKERIGILETENNHIHQELVSLKTYNAELKTTLFQERKSFEEKIELLDRAKKELENSFKVLSTDALRANNQSFLDLAKTTLEKFQESARGDLDNRQKAIVDILHPVKQALTGVDQKLQDLEKIRLTAYDGLKQQVSDLISSQKELKEETTNLVHALKTPSVRGRWGEMQLRRVVEMAGMLSHCDFFEQNSQRTEDGLLRPDMIINLPGNKSIIVDAKAPLHAYLEALEAKDIETKNQKLKQHAKQVRTHILALASKAYWDKFESSPEFVVLFLPGETFFSAALEQDPTLIELGAEQKVILATPTTLIALLRAASYGWRQEVLTRNAKEISELGKEMYKRLADMGDHFTKVGKHLGSAVDSYNHTLGTLERRVLVSARKFKELGASSPAEEIEEVEFLDKTPKTLTKI, encoded by the coding sequence ATGGAAACACTTATTTTTGTATGTATGGGCGTTGGTATTTTAGGCGTTGCCTTTTATATTGTTGGAAAAATTCGTCGCCCAGCGAATGATAATCTGAGCGGTCTTTTGAAAGAAAGAATCGGGATTTTAGAAACAGAAAATAACCATATTCATCAGGAATTAGTTTCCTTAAAAACCTATAACGCTGAACTGAAGACGACCCTTTTTCAGGAACGAAAATCTTTTGAAGAAAAAATTGAACTATTGGATCGGGCAAAAAAAGAGCTGGAAAATTCTTTCAAAGTTCTCTCAACAGATGCCTTACGAGCCAACAATCAATCTTTTTTGGATTTAGCCAAAACAACTTTGGAAAAGTTTCAGGAATCAGCTCGTGGAGATTTAGATAACCGACAAAAAGCTATTGTGGACATTTTGCATCCCGTTAAACAAGCGCTGACGGGGGTTGACCAAAAACTCCAAGACTTAGAAAAGATCAGACTGACCGCTTATGATGGGTTAAAACAACAGGTGTCTGATTTAATTTCATCTCAAAAAGAATTAAAGGAAGAAACGACCAATCTGGTTCATGCCTTGAAAACGCCTTCTGTTCGGGGCCGCTGGGGGGAAATGCAATTGCGTCGGGTCGTTGAGATGGCGGGAATGTTATCTCATTGTGACTTCTTTGAACAGAATTCTCAGCGTACAGAAGATGGTCTTTTAAGGCCCGATATGATCATTAATCTGCCCGGGAATAAAAGCATTATTGTGGATGCTAAAGCACCCCTGCATGCATATCTTGAGGCCTTGGAAGCCAAAGATATAGAAACGAAAAATCAAAAATTGAAGCAACATGCCAAACAAGTGCGGACTCATATTTTAGCTCTGGCATCTAAGGCTTATTGGGATAAGTTTGAATCATCCCCTGAATTTGTGGTATTGTTTTTGCCAGGGGAAACTTTTTTTAGTGCAGCCCTGGAACAAGACCCAACCTTGATTGAGTTGGGGGCAGAGCAAAAGGTTATCTTGGCCACCCCAACAACATTGATTGCTTTGCTAAGGGCTGCGTCCTACGGCTGGCGGCAAGAAGTTCTAACCCGTAATGCAAAAGAAATTAGCGAACTAGGAAAAGAAATGTACAAAAGATTGGCCGATATGGGGGATCACTTCACAAAGGTTGGCAAACATTTGGGAAGTGCCGTTGATTCCTATAACCATACGCTGGGAACTTTGGAACGGCGGGTCTTGGTTTCTGCCCGTAAGTTTAAGGAATTGGGGGCCAGTTCCCCAGCTGAAGAGATTGAAGAGGTCGAATTTCTAGATAAAACCCCAAAAACATTGACGAAAATTTAG
- a CDS encoding nucleoside transporter C-terminal domain-containing protein: MTQTLIQAFLGMLAFVVICWLISENKKQIHLKQVGFGLGIQIIIAAAILHLPFIRCGFHYVAQGVVAVKEATLKGTTFVFGFLGGGDIPFDVKGSTFIFAFQALPMIIVVSALSMLLFHLRILPLFVRGVSWIMRRSMGIGGALGVCAAAKVFLGQTDAPLLIRPYLKNMSRSEIFSVMCMGFSTTSATIMGLYAMVIEKSVPDSMVHILTASIISVPAAITLSRIVVPNTTLTEGKVVMPYTFSGSMDAISKGTSDGMKLFVSIIAMLIVFVALVALGNKILGVFPDFYGEPITLQRTLGFLMAPIAWLMGIPWAESLTAGSLLGVKTVLNEFYAFTELAQVKTDSLSEHNRIIMTYALCGFANISSIGIMIGGLGILAPDKRDEIVSLSFKALAVGTLASCLSGTIIGILMKLQG; this comes from the coding sequence ATGACACAAACTCTGATCCAAGCTTTTTTAGGAATGCTCGCTTTCGTTGTGATTTGCTGGTTGATTAGCGAGAATAAAAAACAAATTCACCTTAAACAAGTAGGCTTTGGCTTAGGTATTCAGATCATCATTGCGGCAGCTATTTTGCATCTACCCTTTATTCGGTGTGGGTTTCATTATGTAGCCCAAGGGGTTGTGGCAGTCAAAGAAGCCACGCTTAAGGGAACCACATTTGTGTTTGGTTTTTTGGGTGGCGGAGACATTCCCTTTGATGTGAAGGGCAGCACCTTTATTTTCGCTTTTCAAGCCTTACCCATGATCATTGTAGTGAGCGCCCTTTCCATGTTGCTATTTCATCTAAGAATCCTACCCCTTTTTGTGCGCGGCGTTTCCTGGATCATGCGTCGGTCCATGGGCATTGGGGGGGCCTTGGGTGTGTGTGCGGCTGCAAAGGTTTTCTTGGGCCAAACAGATGCCCCCTTGTTGATTCGACCCTATTTAAAAAATATGTCTCGCAGTGAGATTTTTTCTGTTATGTGCATGGGGTTTTCGACAACGTCTGCCACCATCATGGGTCTTTACGCCATGGTCATTGAAAAAAGCGTTCCTGATTCCATGGTGCATATTTTGACTGCGTCCATTATCAGTGTTCCTGCAGCCATTACCTTATCACGAATTGTGGTGCCAAACACAACGTTGACTGAGGGGAAAGTTGTCATGCCCTATACTTTTTCTGGGTCTATGGATGCCATATCAAAGGGTACAAGTGATGGCATGAAATTGTTTGTCAGCATCATTGCCATGCTGATCGTTTTTGTAGCCCTTGTAGCCTTGGGTAATAAAATTTTAGGAGTGTTTCCTGATTTTTATGGAGAGCCCATTACCTTACAACGAACCCTAGGATTTCTAATGGCGCCTATTGCATGGCTTATGGGAATTCCCTGGGCTGAATCGCTAACGGCTGGTAGTCTTTTGGGCGTTAAAACCGTTTTGAATGAATTCTACGCCTTCACAGAACTCGCCCAGGTTAAAACCGATTCTTTAAGTGAACACAACCGCATCATTATGACCTATGCCCTGTGTGGTTTTGCCAATATCAGCAGCATTGGTATTATGATTGGGGGGCTTGGAATCCTTGCCCCCGATAAAAGAGATGAAATCGTTTCGTTAAGCTTTAAGGCTTTAGCTGTTGGAACATTAGCGTCTTGCCTTAGCGGAACCATCATTGGCATTCTTATGAAGCTTCAGGGATAA
- the uvrB gene encoding excinuclease ABC subunit UvrB codes for MAFKLQSSFQPAGDQIQAIKELTENLNQKEHNQVLLGVTGSGKTFTAAHVIQNIQKPALIMAPNKTLAAQLYEEMRGLFPDNAVEYFVSYYDYYQPEAYVPRRDLYIEKEATINEEIDRMRHSATRSLLERRDAIIVASVSCIYGLGDVESYSRMIVTLTQNTTFDRRELFRSFAELQYERNDMDFHRGTFRVRGDMVEIFPSHLEDRAWRLSFFDDLIEFIHEIDPLTGKKLSELSSVSLYPNSHYVTPKPTIAQAIKQIQQDLQIRLKEFESQNKLIEAQRLRERVTFDLEMLQTTGMCAGIENYSRYLTGRLPGQPPPTLFDYLPKDGLLIVDESHISIPQVQGMYRGDQQRKSNLSEYGFRLPACMDNRPLKFEEWDAIRPQTIFVSATPAPWEMAQTHGVYTEQVIRPTGLLDPICIIHPTENQVDHLIAECLENAKKNERVLVTTLTKKMAEALTNYLSEAGLKVQYIHSDVDTMERIDIIRNLRLGVFDVLVGINLLREGLDIPECSLVAILDADKEGFLRSKTSLIQTIGRAARNVNGRVILYADRMTKSMEGAIGENNRRREKQEQYNILNNITPASIKKNITSILNSPYEQDHVTVSLFGEKMLTGKKLKAHLKTLTKQMHAAALDLDFETAARLRDEIRHLEKEDLKIS; via the coding sequence ATTGCCTTTAAACTTCAGTCTTCCTTTCAGCCGGCAGGCGACCAAATACAAGCCATTAAAGAGCTTACAGAAAACCTGAACCAAAAAGAACACAATCAGGTTCTGCTGGGGGTTACTGGATCAGGTAAAACATTTACGGCGGCCCACGTTATTCAAAACATTCAAAAACCAGCGTTGATTATGGCCCCAAATAAAACTTTGGCAGCCCAACTTTATGAGGAAATGAGAGGGCTTTTTCCTGATAATGCTGTTGAATATTTTGTGTCGTATTATGACTATTATCAGCCCGAAGCCTATGTTCCCCGGCGCGATCTTTATATAGAAAAAGAAGCCACCATCAACGAAGAAATTGATCGTATGCGGCACAGTGCCACCCGATCTTTGCTGGAAAGACGAGACGCCATTATTGTTGCTAGTGTGTCCTGTATTTATGGACTGGGGGATGTGGAATCTTATAGTCGTATGATTGTAACGCTGACCCAAAACACAACCTTTGACCGCCGTGAATTATTCAGATCTTTTGCTGAATTGCAGTATGAAAGAAATGATATGGATTTTCACCGGGGCACCTTTCGGGTACGGGGCGATATGGTCGAAATTTTTCCCTCCCACTTAGAAGACAGGGCCTGGCGGCTTTCTTTTTTTGATGATTTGATTGAATTCATTCATGAAATAGACCCCTTAACAGGCAAAAAACTATCTGAACTTTCTTCTGTGTCCCTATACCCCAACAGCCACTATGTGACCCCAAAACCAACGATAGCTCAAGCCATTAAGCAAATTCAACAGGATCTGCAGATCCGCCTAAAAGAGTTTGAATCGCAAAATAAATTGATTGAAGCCCAACGACTGCGCGAACGCGTAACCTTTGATCTGGAAATGTTGCAAACGACAGGAATGTGTGCGGGAATTGAAAACTATTCTCGCTATCTAACAGGGCGACTGCCAGGCCAACCGCCGCCAACTCTATTTGACTATTTGCCCAAGGATGGTCTGTTGATTGTGGATGAAAGCCACATCAGTATTCCCCAGGTTCAAGGAATGTATCGGGGCGATCAACAAAGGAAATCGAACCTATCGGAATACGGATTTCGCTTGCCTGCCTGTATGGATAACAGGCCCCTGAAATTTGAAGAATGGGATGCCATTCGCCCCCAAACCATTTTTGTGTCGGCCACCCCTGCTCCTTGGGAAATGGCCCAAACCCACGGTGTTTATACCGAGCAAGTTATTAGGCCCACAGGTCTTTTGGACCCTATCTGCATTATTCACCCAACGGAAAATCAGGTAGACCATTTAATTGCAGAATGTTTGGAAAATGCAAAAAAAAATGAACGGGTTTTGGTTACAACACTCACTAAAAAAATGGCGGAAGCGCTCACAAATTATCTATCCGAAGCGGGGCTGAAAGTTCAATATATTCATTCAGACGTTGATACCATGGAACGCATTGATATTATTCGTAATCTGCGGTTAGGTGTTTTTGATGTACTGGTGGGGATCAACCTGTTGCGGGAAGGACTTGATATTCCTGAGTGTTCCCTGGTTGCTATTTTGGATGCGGATAAAGAAGGATTTTTGCGGTCAAAAACGTCCCTTATTCAAACGATTGGGCGGGCCGCCAGAAATGTGAATGGACGGGTTATTTTGTATGCTGACCGGATGACAAAATCTATGGAAGGTGCCATTGGGGAAAATAACCGTCGTCGGGAAAAGCAAGAGCAATACAATATCCTTAACAACATTACCCCGGCCTCTATTAAGAAAAATATTACGAGTATTTTAAACAGTCCCTATGAGCAAGATCATGTGACGGTCAGTCTGTTTGGCGAAAAAATGTTGACGGGGAAAAAGTTGAAAGCTCATCTGAAAACGTTGACAAAACAAATGCATGCGGCAGCCCTGGATTTAGACTTTGAAACAGCGGCTCGCTTAAGGGATGAAATACGCCACCTTGAAAAAGAAGATTTAAAAATTAGTTGA
- a CDS encoding glycosyltransferase family 9 protein yields the protein MTKNILIIKHGALGDLIFAAGAFKAIRAYHKNDHVVLLTSSPFKQMMESSPYFDEVWVDDRPRLWTHPLKCVRLFQQLKQANFDQVYDLQRSKRTSWYFRVMEWFFRAMPKWSGTMKGCAFPYLIKSKYEKHIITMNQEQLEKAHIKNVPLPNLDWMKAPISGLQLPKKYFLLVPGCSPTQPHKRWNAQGYAAVATYLKEKKITPIILGTKDEKEVIDRLVKLAPYCLNLMGKTSLFQIAELGRHAVGALGHDTGPMHILVYVGCPSLLLFSYSSGLDLCGPLMPQSHAIQRANLQDLTSEEVIKYLKLSSPS from the coding sequence ATGACCAAAAATATTTTAATCATTAAGCACGGCGCCCTGGGGGATTTGATTTTTGCTGCTGGCGCTTTTAAGGCTATTCGTGCCTATCACAAAAATGATCATGTGGTTTTACTGACTTCATCTCCTTTTAAACAGATGATGGAGTCGTCACCCTATTTCGATGAAGTGTGGGTTGATGATAGGCCCCGTCTTTGGACGCATCCTTTGAAATGTGTTCGTCTTTTCCAACAATTGAAACAGGCCAATTTTGACCAAGTTTATGATTTGCAAAGATCTAAGAGAACGTCTTGGTATTTTAGAGTTATGGAATGGTTTTTTAGGGCTATGCCAAAATGGTCAGGCACTATGAAGGGGTGTGCTTTCCCATATCTTATTAAAAGCAAATATGAAAAACATATTATTACGATGAATCAGGAACAGCTGGAGAAAGCCCATATAAAAAATGTTCCCTTACCAAATCTTGACTGGATGAAAGCCCCCATTAGTGGCCTACAATTGCCTAAAAAATATTTCTTATTGGTTCCAGGGTGTTCCCCAACCCAACCTCATAAAAGATGGAATGCGCAGGGATATGCTGCGGTTGCAACTTATTTGAAAGAAAAAAAAATTACCCCCATTATTTTAGGCACCAAGGATGAAAAAGAAGTCATTGATCGCCTTGTGAAATTGGCCCCCTATTGCCTTAATTTAATGGGAAAAACTTCTTTATTTCAAATTGCAGAATTGGGACGTCATGCGGTAGGCGCCCTAGGCCACGATACGGGCCCCATGCATATTTTAGTTTATGTGGGGTGCCCCAGTCTTCTTCTTTTTTCCTATTCTTCAGGGCTTGACTTGTGTGGCCCCTTGATGCCCCAAAGCCATGCTATTCAGCGCGCTAATTTGCAAGATTTGACATCCGAAGAAGTGATTAAGTATCTGAAACTATCCTCCCCTTCTTGA
- a CDS encoding tetratricopeptide repeat protein — MKFLMLISFSIMMIFCCPSFGAHQEVKDLTPTQKLFLLEKVRDVAEFQNLERAGFEKVTQFIAETLGEKYGPTFCPMDPSSWDETLFSLIRTRHYYKGMPTLVSENFFKYDAEKLQNGLFLQRMQVLFFLDRLVANSLCKTTFEDMWKDGAAFGNYPPHIIAILEQDFQLYGGNLYKENYGKNNTVNTLFKIHNTFFEKAFDIYSLFAPPITLESFYTEISQVVNWRGWIIHNDVNAIFKGLGELRSFRDSPLKKLHFFSTTSRGFWLPQEIEEDSAEFTIAIEYNFPYPLLSLEQNRFIITKSVKKDFRAFVYTNYSANVEKYLVTRDQNFASKKAGINFMNSPTERMEFLRDISRFRDPLPQFTYANANFNGMAGEQDFVAARAYHKLSADQGFMPAQFSYALMCRNGEGGDQDLPEARMYFKLAADQEEMESEVCYANMCYRGEGGDRNLKEAITYYERAVSKGNAAFKKVLEAARLELKSNQSEISETV, encoded by the coding sequence ATGAAATTTTTAATGTTAATCAGCTTTAGTATCATGATGATCTTTTGCTGCCCCTCTTTTGGTGCACATCAAGAAGTAAAAGATTTAACCCCAACTCAAAAACTCTTTTTACTAGAAAAAGTCAGAGATGTTGCTGAGTTCCAGAACCTAGAACGAGCTGGTTTCGAAAAAGTTACTCAGTTTATTGCAGAGACTTTAGGGGAAAAATACGGCCCAACTTTTTGCCCAATGGATCCAAGCTCGTGGGATGAAACTTTATTTTCTTTAATTCGAACTCGACATTATTACAAAGGCATGCCCACTTTAGTATCAGAAAATTTTTTCAAATATGATGCTGAAAAATTGCAAAATGGTTTATTTCTGCAAAGAATGCAGGTGCTTTTTTTTCTAGATCGATTAGTTGCTAATTCTTTGTGTAAAACGACATTTGAAGATATGTGGAAAGATGGGGCAGCTTTTGGAAATTATCCCCCCCACATAATCGCAATCTTAGAGCAAGACTTTCAATTATATGGGGGAAATTTGTACAAGGAAAATTATGGAAAAAACAATACGGTTAATACCTTGTTCAAAATCCACAACACTTTCTTTGAAAAAGCTTTTGATATTTATAGTCTTTTTGCCCCACCAATCACCTTGGAATCTTTTTATACTGAAATTTCACAAGTGGTCAACTGGCGTGGGTGGATCATTCATAATGATGTAAATGCTATCTTTAAGGGACTGGGAGAATTGCGCTCATTCCGAGATAGTCCATTAAAAAAACTCCATTTCTTTTCAACAACAAGTCGTGGATTTTGGCTTCCACAAGAAATCGAGGAAGATTCGGCAGAATTTACTATTGCGATTGAATATAATTTCCCCTATCCCCTTTTAAGTTTAGAACAGAATAGATTTATTATTACTAAATCAGTAAAAAAGGATTTCAGAGCATTTGTTTACACTAATTATTCTGCAAATGTCGAAAAATATCTTGTTACGAGGGACCAAAATTTTGCCTCAAAAAAAGCGGGGATAAATTTTATGAATTCTCCAACAGAAAGAATGGAATTTCTAAGAGATATTTCCAGATTTAGAGACCCCTTGCCTCAATTCACTTATGCAAATGCAAATTTTAATGGAATGGCGGGAGAGCAAGATTTCGTAGCAGCAAGAGCTTATCACAAACTTTCTGCAGATCAGGGATTTATGCCAGCTCAATTTTCTTATGCGCTGATGTGTAGAAATGGTGAAGGTGGTGACCAAGATCTGCCAGAAGCACGGATGTATTTTAAGCTTGCTGCTGATCAAGAAGAAATGGAATCTGAAGTTTGCTATGCCAATATGTGTTATAGAGGCGAAGGAGGTGATCGAAACCTTAAAGAAGCCATTACTTACTATGAACGCGCAGTATCTAAAGGAAATGCCGCATTTAAGAAAGTTTTAGAGGCTGCTCGATTAGAGCTAAAATCTAATCAATCAGAAATTTCAGAAACTGTTTAG
- a CDS encoding type II secretion system protein translates to MSPYKLLKNDEGFLLIEVAIALLIMGIILGFGMPKIFSYLTLQKRKETTERQERIFHSVAAFSIQYGYIPLPADPYALPDQFGWARSRASSEKDLVGLVPYKTLGLPADYSKDGFNHYFTYAGGWPNPGFVTRKIQTICQMRLPFPLNISSYAGPDPILLTLISYGEKGRGAYKGSPGHLYRNREGLTAGEKQNAAEDLGFIDQAPTPNFDHHVAWVTGRNLMAIYGKVPMEELNKPDTDSAAIFTSGNRQTTEGIA, encoded by the coding sequence ATGTCGCCCTATAAGCTGCTTAAAAATGATGAAGGATTTTTGTTGATTGAGGTGGCGATCGCTCTGTTGATTATGGGGATTATTCTAGGGTTTGGGATGCCGAAGATTTTTTCCTATCTAACTTTGCAAAAACGTAAAGAAACAACAGAACGACAGGAACGTATTTTTCATAGCGTTGCTGCTTTTAGCATTCAATATGGATACATCCCTTTGCCAGCTGACCCTTATGCTCTACCCGATCAATTTGGGTGGGCACGTTCTAGGGCTTCTTCTGAAAAAGATCTGGTGGGGTTGGTGCCTTATAAAACCTTGGGACTACCGGCTGACTATAGCAAGGATGGATTTAATCATTATTTCACCTATGCAGGGGGCTGGCCGAATCCTGGGTTTGTTACTAGAAAAATACAAACAATTTGTCAAATGCGCCTGCCCTTTCCTTTAAATATTTCTTCCTATGCGGGCCCTGATCCCATCCTTCTAACCCTGATCAGCTATGGGGAAAAAGGGAGGGGAGCTTACAAAGGATCACCAGGGCATTTATATAGAAATAGGGAAGGTTTAACTGCAGGCGAAAAACAAAATGCAGCTGAAGATTTAGGTTTCATAGATCAGGCACCAACCCCAAATTTTGATCATCATGTGGCCTGGGTAACGGGACGAAATTTAATGGCTATTTATGGAAAGGTTCCTATGGAGGAATTAAATAAACCTGACACAGATTCTGCTGCCATTTTTACGTCAGGAAATAGACAAACCACTGAAGGTATAGCTTAG
- the rsmI gene encoding 16S rRNA (cytidine(1402)-2'-O)-methyltransferase: MIDYTILQQSLAHQTFGPGLYLVATPIGNLADLSLRALETFEKADLVLCEDTRVTGALLKMLGLKKTLWSYHDHNEDRQGPKIIEELKKGKIIVLVSDAGTPLISDPGYKLVEDVRKQGIHVTSVPGPVAFVNALILSGLPTDRFFFGGFLPHKGKKKVLEQYKAFPFVLIFYEGPTRIKSTLAAIHEILGDRFVVLAKELTKKFEQVTGGQTSDLLAKLDQINLKGEFVILVAPSSEPLSEETSLKVYEDTLKIFSLKEGATHLAKALGKSKREVYQKLLETKKL; the protein is encoded by the coding sequence ATGATCGATTATACAATTTTGCAACAATCTTTGGCCCATCAGACTTTCGGACCTGGTCTTTATCTTGTAGCAACCCCTATTGGAAATCTAGCCGATCTCAGTCTTAGAGCCTTGGAAACTTTTGAAAAAGCAGACCTGGTTTTATGTGAGGATACTCGTGTAACAGGGGCTTTACTAAAAATGCTCGGGCTGAAAAAAACCTTATGGTCCTATCATGATCATAACGAAGACCGTCAGGGGCCTAAGATTATTGAAGAACTTAAAAAGGGGAAAATCATTGTGTTGGTATCAGATGCGGGAACGCCTCTGATCTCAGACCCGGGCTATAAACTGGTTGAAGATGTCAGAAAACAGGGGATCCACGTAACATCCGTTCCCGGTCCAGTAGCCTTTGTGAATGCTTTAATTTTATCAGGCCTTCCAACAGATCGTTTTTTCTTTGGGGGATTTTTGCCCCACAAGGGCAAGAAAAAAGTTTTGGAGCAATATAAGGCCTTTCCCTTTGTACTTATTTTTTACGAGGGGCCCACCCGCATCAAATCAACGTTGGCTGCCATCCATGAAATCTTAGGTGATCGATTTGTGGTTTTGGCCAAGGAACTGACCAAAAAGTTCGAACAGGTGACGGGGGGACAAACATCTGACCTTTTGGCAAAGCTGGATCAAATAAATCTTAAGGGAGAATTCGTTATCCTTGTGGCCCCAAGTTCAGAGCCCCTATCAGAAGAAACATCCCTAAAAGTTTATGAAGATACCTTGAAAATTTTTTCCCTAAAGGAAGGAGCCACTCATCTGGCTAAAGCCTTAGGAAAATCAAAAAGGGAAGTATATCAGAAGTTGCTTGAAACGAAAAAACTATAA